Within Butyrivibrio fibrisolvens, the genomic segment ATTTTGAGGGCTTTTCAAATGCGATTCCTTTTATTCTTAAAGCTATACATATTATGAATAAATCTGGAATCATTTCAGTAGAAGATAAATATGTTCATCTTATTAACAAAAAATATAAAAGTATTTATGCAAAACTCAGCAACTTTGAAAAGAAAGCGATTACTGAAAGTAAGCGATGGAGTGATAAGCGGTTCATAAAGGAGGTCTTGCACTGTGTTTAAAATTTGCAGCATTACATTGATTAGTTCTAAAGGTGAAGAATATGTATATAAATTCAATTCAGGAATCAATTTCTTTAGGGGGTCAAATGATACTGGAAAGACAGAGTTTTATAAGTTTATCGATTATATGTTTGGATCATCTTCGGATATTAATACTAATGACTGGAATAATGGAACTGTTGTAAAAGCAGTTATGGAAATAATAAACGATGAAAAAAAGTACAGATTCACAAGAACTAATTGTGTAGAAGAAAATTATTTCTGTGACAACAATGATTATGAAACAGAGGCTATTGGTATTGATGAATATAGAGATTGCCTTGGGAATGTTTTTTCTCATAATGAAGATGAGTTGCGCAGATTACGAGACTTTACAGGAGAAAATTATACATATCGTACATTTACAATGTTTAATTTTTTAGGAGAGAATGGTCAGGGTGAAACGTGGGATTTTTTAGACAAGTGTAGAAATATAAAATACGCTATTAAGCTCGGACCGATCCTCGATTATATTTTTAATGAAAACGTTAGTAATATTGAAAAAATATTAAACGAACTGGAAGAGTTAAAGGAGATATTACGTAAAAAGGAAGCTGAACAAGGACAATATTTTTATAATATTGAACAAGTTAATAATAATTTGCTAAAGCTAAATATTGATATTAAATTCAATGGTAATAATGTCGAAGATGTACTGAAATCATTACAAGAAAGAGAATATGAATTAGATTATTCTCATGAAAATATTAGGAATACTATAAGTGAATTGGAAGTCATCTATAGTAATATTAGTGAGCAAATAAAAACTTATGAAACAACAGTATCAACGTATGAACATACTAAAAAGGAAAATGAGAACAGAGAGAAACTCTTGACCAATTTAGCGGGGCTGGTAGAAGAAAATCCAGAAATGTCATATTTAATAGAACCAATAAACGGCTTGTTAAAAGATGTGGAAAATAGTATATCATTTAGTAAATATATTATAAGTGATGAAACAGTACTTGCTTTAAGAAAACAACAAGCCAATATTAGACATGCAATGAGACTTCTTAATTCAAAATATAGATTTTATTCTATTACTGATAAAGCTAAAGCGGTTGCTTTGATACGCGAATATTTAAGTATGAATATAAAGAACAATATTTCTGATATAGAAGAATTAAAAAAGCGTATTTCTGATTTGAAAAGAAAATTACGTACTTTACGTGCTTCGGATAACAAGGAAAAAATAGATGTGTTTTCCGATGTAATAAATCAGTTATATAGTAGTGCTGTTGATGCATCGCCTTTTGTAAAATTTGATTTAGAGCATGATGTAAACATAAAATATATAAAAAAGGGGAATAGATTACAAACAACAAAATCTGATAATTATTTGAGTGAAAAGATGTTGAAATAAATAAAGGAAGTATGGCAAGACATACACTAATTCAGTTATGTGGGTACCTTGCTTTTTTGAATTTATTTGTTTCTGAAAAGAAATATCCTATTGTTCCGATGTTTGTAATTGATCATATCTCAAAGCCCTTTAGCAAAGATAATTCTAAAGCAATTGGAGCAGTATTTGAAGAATTTTTTAAAATCTGTGATAAAGAAAACGTCCAGGTTATCATGTTTGATGATTGTAGTGCTAGTGATTTAGGCATTGACAATATTGACGAAACAAATTTGGTAGAAAGAAATAAGACTGGATTCAATCCTTTTTATAGTGCTCACTAAATCATAGTTGTCATCTTAAAAAACTGCATTATGAATCTGTTCATACAAAATGCAGTATTTTTAACTTGGAAAACTGATAATTGTGTCGCTGCATTCGTAAAAACGTATTAGATACTTAATGATTTATGAAAACTGGCTGGTCTCAGTAATATGAGACCAGCCAGACTTTTTATTCACATAAATATGTGTCATAAAGCATTAATAACGCCAGAAAATGAAGATCTTCTATGGTTTTTACATCATAGAGAGTTGGGGTTATAAGACTTTTGTATTTATTATTTTCATTACTTATATGTTTGGACATATTGTAGCAGCAACATGAATAGAGCTGTTTTTGATTGCCCTTAATGAGGAATAAAAGCCCTGCCATTGGAAAATGAGATCCAATGACAGGGGGGGTGGCGTATCTGGAGGGGAATAGTAGAAGTGGCTATCATCGAGAGTTAATTAAAAGCAATAACAAATTAGCAATATTCAGGTAGATTGTGCTAATAAGAACGACGATAATAGTAGTGAGATGATATTATTGTAAAAAGGGTTATGGAATTTTAAGAAATAGAAAAATTGGTGTAATAGCGTAGTACAGTTACGTGTCCTAAGTGTTATGCGTAGAAGGTGTTATAGTGATACGATTTGGCCGGAATAATTACGGCCTATTAATGCTGTATGCTATTTGTAGTGAAAATATATTATGAGTTTAAAACAAAAATATAAGATCAGAAAAAACGATTTGATATATCTGTATGTGTTAAAGACTTTGCTCCTCAATAAACGTAAGGAACATTTGGACTTTTATACTACGGATTATAGTCAATAGATTTTGGTCAACAAAAATCATCAAAACTATTTGAAGAAAAAATTGCGTTTTGATAATATTACGTCAATTGAGATGGCCATCTTCAAGAGAATAACAGTGATAATGGATAGTAGAACAAATAGATAATACAAGGAGAATGTAAAATGAATTTTTATGGTCATGATGTTCAGTTTGAGTATAGTATTTACGAAGTAGGAGAAAAAGAGGGAGCGCGTTATAGATTTGATACGATAGAAGCAGTTGATGCTTTCGTGCTAGAGGCTAGATCGGATAAAAGGAATATAGGAAAAAAAGAATCCCTTCAATTGGTCATTGATGGCGATCCGGATGATGAAACTATGGTTTTGGAATACGAGGATATTCAGCCATCACCATTATCTTTTAATGAAAAGGCTCTGTTATTACAGGATATTCCTTTGCAATTGGGATGGGATATGACTTTTTGGCCGACATGCCCAATTGTAAGAATTAATGTAGTGGTGGAAGGAAAGAATAAATGGAAGACATTTATGATTGATGACATCGATTCATGCGAAGAAGCCATTGCTAGTATGAATGAGTATATTGCTGGATTTGGAGAAGAAGTATTAAAGAGAAATTCTAAAGTATACGCCTATGTTGCACCTAACAATATGATAGGCGATCAACGTCTGGTTAAAGCGTTCAGAAAAATATTGCTTTTTGAAAATGGGTATCGTCTACTTGATTTTTATGATTATTATTCTTTTTTCTTACTTCATGTGAGATGATATCGAACAAGTACGCTACTTTGAGTTATATATATTCTTACTTTAACAAGGATGCTGATAATAAAAACAGGGAAATCTATGGACCTGAATATAGAAACGTTATGGTTGCTCTTAGTAGAGAAATGGCAGACAAAGAAGTGGATGATACATACTTGGATTTATCATGCATATTGTTAGAAGAATGTAATGTAACTGCTTTGGAAGAATATGATTTAGGCAATTCTTCCGATGATTCTCATCTTGAAGATGCTTTATTATTATCAGACTTTATAGTTGTGATAGTTGATAAAGCGTATATAGAAACAAGTGAGTTTGATGAAGAAGTTGTTCCGTTAGCTAAGAAACTAAAGACTGTACTTGTGTATGCTGATGACACAAGATTATCAGAAGATAAGATGAGTCAGTTGGGAGAATATATAGAGTACATCCCTGGCATTACTAAGGTTGATGAATTAAAAGCATTTCTTCAGATTGGATAAATTAAACTGGGAGCGCAGATACTTTCGTACGGTTAGTCATTTTAGGTATGGAATTGCGTCTGCGCTTCTGCTTTATTCGATTAGCTTATAGATGTGGATGATTTTAAACAACCTTTATCAAGTGAAAGAATGAAGAGTAGCTGGCTAGAATGGAAGTATATGATTTACGTTTTGCTGCAAGGAGCCGTTTTACGTTTTGCTGTTTTACTGTTTGATAGGTACGATAGTGACGATGATAGATATTTCTATGAGCATTACAAAGGGGAGAGTTATTATTCTTCACAATATTCAAACCCTGAATTTCCATAGGATTTCCGACTAAAAGGGATTCCGCCTCAAAAAAGGCGCTTTGAAAATCGAAAAAACTCAGTAAAAATGCGCGTTTGAGCCTGGTTTTTGTTGCCGAAAATGGCTTCCTGTGGTAGAATATATTTAGTAGGAATTCCGACTAAAACTACAGGAGGAAAACACATGTATCTGGATGCTTATGTGAAGGTGCCTGAGGTAAAGGGAAAGATAACTTTCAGGACGAAAGGCAACACAACATATGTCGAGTTTGAGTATGACAGAGTCTATAGCACTGAGAAGCAGTATACAGATGTAAAGCGAAAAACGATAGGAAAGCTTGCTGATGAAGATAAGCGTATAATGCGGCCAAATGAAAACTTCATCAAGTTTTTCCCTGACACTGAGCTCCCAGAAGAAAGGGACAGATCATCAAGGAGCTGTGGGCTACGGATCGGTACATGGGTTGTTATCAGGAAGATAGTTAATGAATATAAGCTCACTGAGATCCTAGGGAGATATCTTCCGTGGAAGGATGTGGGGCTGTTTCTTGATCTTGTGGCATACTCAATTATTGAGGAAGATAACCGTGCCCAGCATTATCCTGCGTATGCCTATAGTCACCCTCTCTTTTCTGAAGGTATGAGGATATATAGTGATTCAAAAGTCAGCGAGTTCCTCAATACTATGGATGCAGATACCAGTGTCATGTTCCAGAATGACTGGAATGCGGAAAGGAATCACCGGGAGAGGATATATTTTTCATACGATTCAACATCTAAGATATGTGAAGCTGGAGACCTCAGGATAGTAGAAGTCGGTCATTCAAAGGAAAATGTAGAGACGGATATTTTTAACTACGCAATTGCCTATGACACAAAGAACCGGGAGCCACTTTTTTACGAAATATACCCCGGCAGTATCAATGATATGTCACAGTTCCAGTGCACTGTGGAAAAGGCTAAGGGCTATGGATATAAGAAGATAGGATTTGTTCTTGATAGAGGATATTTTAGTAAGGATAACATCTATCAGCTTGAAGATAGCGGATACAGTTTTGTCATGATGCTTAAAGGCAAGGCTGATCTTGTACAGAAATGGGTGCTAGAGAATAAGGGATCATTTGAAACGAGCAGATCGTGTAATATACCTGCTTATCAGGTCTATGGGAAGACCATTGAGAAGAAACTATTTGGGACAGATAAAAAGCCAAGATACATACATCTGTATCACAGTTCATCGTTGGAAGCAGATGAACGTACCGGCGTAGAGAAGAAGATAAATCAGCTTACGGCTTTTCTTAACAGTCATATAAATCAGTTCAGGGATTTTGGACCTGGAATGGAAACATACTTTGAACTGCACTATGACGAGAATGCAAAGAAGACTGGAAAGAAAGATAAGGACACAGCAGATAGTTCAGCAAGGAAGTTTGTGTTTTTTGAAGAAAAGATGCCTGTTATAGAGCTGGAACTTAAGCTTTGCGGATATTTTGTTATTGTCACATCAGAAAAGATGACAGCAAAGGAAGCGCTGGAAATCTATAAAGGGAGGGATGCATCCGAGAAACTGTTTTTATCAGACAAGACTTTCCTTGGCAATCACTGCTTAAGGATTGGTTCTGATGAATCAGCCACATCTAAGATCTTCATCGAGTTTGTTGCGCTGATAATAAGAAACCGTATGTACAACTATCTCAAGGATGAGATGAAGGAAATGGCTACCAAGCCTAATTACATGACAGTTCCTGCTGCAATAAGAGAGCTGGATAAAATCGAAATGTCCCGTCAGCTTGATGGGGTATACAGATTTGACCATGCAATAACAGCGAAGCAAAAGACAATACTCAAGGCATTTGGACTTACTGATGCAAATGTAAAATACAGGGCGCAGGAAATAAGCAAGATGCTTGAGATGGCAGATTGATGGAGGGTGATGATATGGCTAGAATGACATCGATGGATGCACTTGAAACTAAGATAGAGAAGGCACAGGAACAGGTGAGCAGAACGAAGAAACAGTATGATGCTGCTCTTGCAAGACTTAGTGATCTGTTGGACAAACGGGATGCGCTCAGAAGGGATGAACTTGTAAAGGCAATCCTAAAGAGCGATAAGACATATGAGGAAGTACTGGAGTTTCTTGGCTCCGGCCAGGAAGAGGCAGAATGATGACTGATCAGACAGAGATAATTGTCACGCTTTTGAAGGAACTTATAGATAAAAACGGACCCGAGTATCTTTTGGAGAAACCTTATGATGCTTATAAAGAACTGAACAGATATATGGGAGCAGACAACGCGGTTACTGCTGCGATGCTTTGTTTTCTGGTGAGCGGGCTTGTGAGCGATGCAGAGAAAGGCTGTGAGCCGGAGGAACTGTCAAAGGCTATACAGAAGAAATGCTGTTTCAACAAGAAAATGTCGGATCTGCTGTCAAAGATCTTCTGTGTACTTTATTCGGAAGGAAACAAGACAGAGTGGAAAGCAAAAGACAGTGAAGGGCTATCGAAGTTCCTGAAACAGGAGCATACTTTCAGATGGGAAGGATGCTCTGTCTGGGATGCAGGGAATGGTACAGTGGACTGTTACTATGATGCGGACATGGTATTGAAGCCGACTAAGGAAGCCGGGAAAACAGATGGTCTGAAGAGTATGCTAAAAAAGAATCCATTTGTTACGGCAGATGCGATTTATAAGTTTTATGAAAAGGAACTATGTAAGTACCTCGACCATGAATTTGAAGAGTATTGCACCTGCGATGATTATTACCAACCGGTGGTTGAAGATTTTGAACTGGAATATGATGTGAAAGCCTGGGCAAAGAAAAATGGATTCAATGTCATCTCATGCAATGGAGATGGTAGAGATGACGGATATGAGCCCAAGTTCAGAAGAGGTTGGTAAGAGACAAAAGACGACTTTTAGTCGGAAAAATCGTGGAAAATGAGGCAAACCCTAGAGGCAACTGAATATAAAGTATGAGCAATATAAGAGTAAACTATTATAATGTGAATTGTGCACAATGGAGCAAAAATTATTCTAAAGTCTAGGGGTGCTAGAAAATTCAAGGGAAACTAGCAAGTTTAATGCTGATTTTTGAGCTTTTGGCGTTTGGTAGAATTGCACAAAAATTCGTTGACTTCGTATAAAGCAAGTGATATATTCGTAATAGTCTTAACTGCTTAGTTGAACTGACATATACAAGACTTAATAAAGAGGTGAATTGTATTATGAAATGTTGTAACTATCAAGGGATATCAACTAAGAACAGGCCATATTCGACTCTTTTCTGCTAAATAATGTGGTTGTTATCTTATATATGCTTTATGTTTTGTGTGTTGGCAATATGGCTCTTTTGAATTGATATCTTTGAAATATAATAGCTAAAGGATTTTTAGCTGTTTTTTTTTGGGCAATATTATTCCACTGATATATATTCTCACAATACATATATTCTAATTATTGATTTATAAAGTAATTCATATATAAGGGTGAACTACTATTAATAATTCAATATAACGATAATATATAAAATATATTATTGGTGTATTTTGGCTTGTTTGTATTATTTATGTTCTTTTTTCATTTTAATATAATAAAAGATTTATAATTATAATAATTACTAATACTAAATGGAGATATTTATGAAGAAAGACATTGTTATTACAGATTGCTTTATGTATAGCGTTTTTAAGCTGAGTGTAAATGAAAGAAAGCAAGCTACAAATACGATAAAACAGATGAATCAGGATATTTCTACGCCATCGCTTAAAGTCCATGCAATAGATAGAGAAAAGTGTGATTCTAAATTTAAAAGTGCAAGGGTTAGTAGCGATATTCGATTGATTTTTTATTTGGAAGGGAATAGCTGTTTCTTACTCTACATAGATCATCATGATGCTGCTTATGACTGGTGCGAAGGGAAGTATTTTAAAAAGACGGATTTTGGTGCGTCGTATATTTTTGATGTAATTAAGGAAGAAAAATTATTATCCGAATTTGGCGAGAATGAGCAGAATTTGGATGTTAGTGAGGGCGAAGGCGTTTTAGAAAAAATGGGATCACATTAAAAGAATTGATTAAATTGGGTATAGCAAAAATACATGCAGGTAATTTATTAACAATAGATGATGATGAGCGCTTTGTTGAATATATTGAGATTTTTCCTGAAGAACTGCAAGAAGCATTGATGGATTTGTATGCTGGGGAAAAGAAATTTGATGTTGTTTATAATGAGTTGAAAGATAATGAAATTCAAGATGAAAATAAAATTGATATAAGTCAAAGTTTGCTTCAAAAAGATACTAAAAGAAGATTCTATGTTACTCAAAGCATGGAAGAATTAGAGTATTTGATGGAAAATGAATCATTTGATAAATGGACTATTTTTCTGCATCCATCTCAGGAAAAGTATGCCAGTATTCATGTTAATGGTCCTATGCTTGTTGAGGGCGGACCTGGAACAGGAAAAACCGTATTGGGAATTCATAGAGCTGCTTTTCTGTCGGAGAATGTCTATAAAGCGCAAGATAACAAGAAGATATTATTCTGTACTTATAGTAAGAAGCTTGCGAGATATATTTCAGATAACATAGATAAATTATTTACGCAGAGAGGAATAACAAATAATGTTGATGTTGTAGGTGTAGACGCTTTTATAGCACAACAGCTTGGACACAATACTCTTGCTGTTTCGATGGAGAAGTTCAATGAGCTAGCTAAGTTTATATATAGCACACAAAGATGGAAGTATTCATTTGATTTTTACATGTATGAGTACTTTCAGATTATTGAACGTTATGGAATTGTTTCGCTGGAACAGTATCTTAAAGCAGATAGAACAGGAATGGGTGTTGGATTAAACGAAAACAATAGAAAGGCTGTATGGGAATTTTTTAGGAGACTTTATGAAGAACAGAGGAAAAGGGGAATAGCTACATTTGTAAATAGAGCAGAGAAGTTGTTGTACCTAATAGATAAGAATGAAATATCCCCAACTTATGATGCAGTTATTATTGATGAAGCACAGGATTTGGAACCGTGCAAATTAAGAGCTGTTATTTCCTGTGTAAAATCAGGCTCTGATTCTGTAATGATATTGGCTGACGATAACCAAAGAATATTTAATTTGCGTTCTTGGAAAAGTGATGTTGGAATTAACATTGTTGGTAGAACGCACTATTTATATTTGAACTATCGTACCACCAAAGAAATAAGTGATTACGCTACTGCAGTTTTATTTAAAGGCGAAGAGAAAAATGAGTATATGAAGAGTTACAAGTCAATAGTAAAAGGAAATGACCCTGTTGTTCAGGGATATAAGGATGAGGCCAGGGAAAGAGATGCTGTTGTTGCAACTATTGCAGGGCTTATACAACGAGGAACAGAACCTAACCAAATCTGTGTGGTATTTCCGAATACTAATGAGTTAAGTAAATTTGAGAGTGTTTTAGATAAGCATAATGTTGATCATATGTTTTTGAAAGATGATGTTATACCTCAAGATTCTAATGGGGTTTGTCTATGCAATGTTTATGGAATAAAAGGTTTGGAATTCCGTGTTGTAATTATATTTGCAGCAGAAAAATATGGCAACTGGATAACTAATAAGTATGAGAATATTGGTGATCCAGAAGCAAAGAAGAAATATTTAAAACAGGCTGACTGTGCTAGATTTGTTGCTGCGACAAGAGCTAGAGATGAATTATAC encodes:
- a CDS encoding UvrD-helicase domain-containing protein, coding for MGIAKIHAGNLLTIDDDERFVEYIEIFPEELQEALMDLYAGEKKFDVVYNELKDNEIQDENKIDISQSLLQKDTKRRFYVTQSMEELEYLMENESFDKWTIFLHPSQEKYASIHVNGPMLVEGGPGTGKTVLGIHRAAFLSENVYKAQDNKKILFCTYSKKLARYISDNIDKLFTQRGITNNVDVVGVDAFIAQQLGHNTLAVSMEKFNELAKFIYSTQRWKYSFDFYMYEYFQIIERYGIVSLEQYLKADRTGMGVGLNENNRKAVWEFFRRLYEEQRKRGIATFVNRAEKLLYLIDKNEISPTYDAVIIDEAQDLEPCKLRAVISCVKSGSDSVMILADDNQRIFNLRSWKSDVGINIVGRTHYLYLNYRTTKEISDYATAVLFKGEEKNEYMKSYKSIVKGNDPVVQGYKDEARERDAVVATIAGLIQRGTEPNQICVVFPNTNELSKFESVLDKHNVDHMFLKDDVIPQDSNGVCLCNVYGIKGLEFRVVIIFAAEKYGNWITNKYENIGDPEAKKKYLKQADCARFVAATRARDELYVTYTEG
- a CDS encoding transposase — encoded protein: MYLDAYVKVPEVKGKITFRTKGNTTYVEFEYDRVYSTEKQYTDVKRKTIGKLADEDKRIMRPNENFIKFFPDTELPEERDRSSRSCGLRIGTWVVIRKIVNEYKLTEILGRYLPWKDVGLFLDLVAYSIIEEDNRAQHYPAYAYSHPLFSEGMRIYSDSKVSEFLNTMDADTSVMFQNDWNAERNHRERIYFSYDSTSKICEAGDLRIVEVGHSKENVETDIFNYAIAYDTKNREPLFYEIYPGSINDMSQFQCTVEKAKGYGYKKIGFVLDRGYFSKDNIYQLEDSGYSFVMMLKGKADLVQKWVLENKGSFETSRSCNIPAYQVYGKTIEKKLFGTDKKPRYIHLYHSSSLEADERTGVEKKINQLTAFLNSHINQFRDFGPGMETYFELHYDENAKKTGKKDKDTADSSARKFVFFEEKMPVIELELKLCGYFVIVTSEKMTAKEALEIYKGRDASEKLFLSDKTFLGNHCLRIGSDESATSKIFIEFVALIIRNRMYNYLKDEMKEMATKPNYMTVPAAIRELDKIEMSRQLDGVYRFDHAITAKQKTILKAFGLTDANVKYRAQEISKMLEMAD